One part of the Methylobacterium terrae genome encodes these proteins:
- a CDS encoding MFS family transporter: MTSTAQSRPPAADSLASSNPTIAAYDNKARIKAIIGSSSGNLVEWYDFYAYAFTAIYFKDVFFPGSDPTVQLINTAAVFAIGFLMRPIGGWLFGRVADRYGRKTSMLISVMMMCAGSLVIAILPTYAQIGIFAPVLLLFARMAQGLSVGGEYGTSATYMSEVALKGKRGFYGSFQYVTLIGGQLLASLVVVLVTLSLDDKAMTAWGWRIPFFIGAGAAVVALYLRRSLHETSTAETRTSREAGSMASIWRNHRRAFLTVLGYTAGGSLIFYTFTTYMQKYLVNTTHMDKKTANLVMTAVLFTYMVVQPLFGMFADRFGRKTAMLLFGASTTLLTVPLLHAIAGAQNPFLAYALITAALLCVSFYTSISGLVKAEMFPAEVRALGVGLSYAIANAIFGGSAEFVALSFKEAGLETTFYWYVTAMCAVAFLVSLQMPDSRRSGYLQGDGTA; the protein is encoded by the coding sequence ATGACCAGCACCGCCCAGAGCCGGCCCCCCGCGGCCGACAGCCTCGCCTCGTCGAACCCGACCATCGCGGCCTACGACAACAAGGCGCGCATCAAGGCCATCATCGGCTCCTCGTCGGGCAACCTCGTCGAGTGGTACGACTTCTACGCCTACGCCTTCACGGCGATCTACTTCAAGGACGTGTTCTTCCCGGGCTCCGACCCGACGGTGCAGCTCATCAACACCGCGGCGGTGTTCGCCATCGGCTTCCTGATGCGGCCGATCGGCGGCTGGCTGTTCGGCCGCGTCGCCGACCGCTACGGCCGCAAGACCTCGATGCTGATCTCCGTGATGATGATGTGCGCCGGCTCGCTCGTCATCGCGATCCTGCCGACCTACGCGCAGATCGGGATCTTCGCCCCCGTGCTGCTGCTCTTCGCCCGCATGGCTCAAGGCCTCTCGGTCGGCGGCGAGTACGGCACCTCGGCGACTTACATGAGCGAGGTGGCGCTGAAGGGGAAGCGCGGCTTCTACGGCTCGTTCCAGTACGTCACCTTGATCGGCGGGCAATTGCTGGCCTCGCTCGTCGTGGTGCTGGTGACGCTCTCCCTCGACGACAAGGCGATGACCGCCTGGGGCTGGCGCATCCCGTTCTTCATCGGCGCCGGTGCCGCCGTGGTCGCGCTCTACCTGCGGCGCTCGCTGCACGAGACCTCGACCGCCGAGACCCGCACCTCGCGCGAGGCCGGCAGCATGGCGTCGATCTGGCGCAACCACCGCCGCGCCTTCCTCACCGTCCTCGGCTACACCGCCGGCGGCTCGCTGATCTTCTACACCTTCACCACGTACATGCAGAAGTACCTGGTGAACACGACCCACATGGACAAGAAGACCGCCAACCTGGTGATGACGGCGGTGCTGTTCACCTACATGGTCGTGCAGCCCCTGTTCGGCATGTTCGCCGACCGGTTCGGCCGCAAGACCGCGATGCTGCTGTTCGGCGCCTCGACCACGCTGCTGACGGTGCCGCTGCTGCACGCGATCGCCGGTGCGCAGAATCCGTTTCTCGCCTACGCGCTGATCACCGCGGCGCTGCTCTGCGTCTCGTTCTACACCTCGATCAGCGGGCTCGTGAAAGCCGAGATGTTCCCGGCCGAGGTGCGGGCGCTCGGCGTCGGCCTGTCCTACGCCATCGCCAACGCGATCTTCGGCGGCTCGGCCGAGTTCGTGGCGCTGAGCTTCAAGGAGGCCGGCCTCGAGACCACGTTCTACTGGTACGTGACGGCGATGTGCGCCGTGGCGTTCCTGGTCTCGCTGCAGATGCCCGACAGCCGCCGCTCCGGCTACCTGCAGGGCGACGGGACGGCGTGA
- the msrP gene encoding protein-methionine-sulfoxide reductase catalytic subunit MsrP, whose translation MHIKVKRGWEMPERLATPEAVFLNRRALLGGSLGMAAASLAGGPAHAALPGEGTGAVKTADLYPAKQNPAYTLDRPLTAERYSADYNNFYEYGTNKTVTPGSNALKVQPWTIKIDGLVETPFEIGFEDLVRKMALEERLYRHRCVEAWSMAVPWTGFPLSALVALAKPKGDAKYIQMQTFMDKAMAPGQRAFFYPWPYTEGLTMAEAGNDLAFMVTGVYGKPILNQFGAPLRLAVPWKYGFKSVKSINRITFTAERPKTFWEGLQASEYGFWANVNPAVPHPRWSQASERVLGTDERVPTLIYNGYGAQVADLYKGLEKERLFV comes from the coding sequence ATGCACATCAAGGTCAAGCGCGGCTGGGAGATGCCCGAGCGCCTCGCCACGCCGGAAGCGGTCTTCCTCAACCGCCGGGCGCTGCTGGGCGGCAGCCTCGGCATGGCGGCGGCCTCGCTCGCCGGCGGGCCGGCTCACGCGGCGCTGCCGGGGGAGGGGACGGGCGCGGTCAAGACCGCCGACCTCTATCCGGCCAAGCAGAACCCGGCCTACACACTCGACCGGCCGCTGACCGCGGAGCGCTACAGCGCCGATTACAACAACTTCTACGAGTACGGCACCAACAAGACGGTGACGCCGGGCTCGAACGCGCTGAAGGTCCAGCCCTGGACGATCAAGATCGACGGCCTGGTCGAGACGCCGTTCGAGATCGGCTTCGAGGACCTGGTGCGCAAGATGGCGCTGGAGGAGCGGCTCTATCGCCACCGCTGCGTCGAGGCGTGGTCGATGGCGGTGCCGTGGACCGGCTTCCCGCTCTCCGCCCTCGTAGCGCTGGCCAAGCCCAAAGGCGACGCCAAGTACATCCAGATGCAGACCTTCATGGACAAGGCGATGGCGCCCGGCCAGCGCGCCTTCTTCTATCCGTGGCCCTACACCGAGGGCCTGACGATGGCCGAGGCCGGCAACGACCTCGCCTTCATGGTGACCGGCGTCTACGGCAAGCCGATCCTCAACCAGTTCGGCGCGCCCCTGCGGCTCGCCGTGCCGTGGAAGTACGGCTTCAAGTCGGTCAAGTCGATCAACCGCATCACCTTCACGGCGGAGCGGCCCAAGACCTTCTGGGAGGGGCTGCAGGCGTCGGAATACGGCTTCTGGGCCAACGTGAACCCGGCCGTGCCGCATCCGCGCTGGAGCCAGGCGAGCGAGCGGGTGCTGGGCACCGACGAGCGGGTGCCGACGCTGATCTACAACGGCTACGGCGCCCAGGTCGCCGACCTGTACAAGGGGCTCGAGAAGGAGCGCCTGTTCGTCTGA
- the nthA gene encoding nitrile hydratase subunit alpha: MAQDHDHHHHDHDHSHDHSHDHDHPHGSELSPMDLRVRALESILVEKGYVDPAALDTLIETYETKVGPHNGARVVARAWVDPAFKARLLEDGSAAMRELDVGGRGGEHMVVVENTPEEHNVVVCTLCSCYPWPVLGLPPVWYKSPPYRSRAVIDPRGVLAEFGTVLPPETRIRVWDSTAELRYMVLPMRPSGTDHLDEAALAGLVTRDAMIGTGLPSSPDRGDRA; the protein is encoded by the coding sequence ATGGCGCAAGACCACGATCACCACCATCACGATCACGACCATTCGCACGACCATTCGCACGACCACGACCACCCGCACGGCAGCGAGCTGTCGCCGATGGACCTGCGGGTGCGCGCCCTCGAATCGATCCTGGTCGAGAAGGGCTACGTCGATCCGGCCGCCCTCGACACCCTGATCGAGACCTACGAGACCAAGGTCGGGCCGCATAACGGCGCCCGGGTCGTGGCGCGGGCCTGGGTCGATCCCGCCTTCAAGGCGCGGCTCCTGGAGGACGGCAGCGCGGCGATGCGCGAGCTCGACGTCGGCGGGCGCGGCGGCGAGCACATGGTGGTGGTCGAGAACACGCCGGAGGAGCACAACGTCGTCGTCTGCACCCTGTGCTCCTGCTACCCCTGGCCGGTGCTCGGCCTGCCGCCGGTCTGGTACAAGTCGCCGCCCTACCGCTCCCGCGCCGTCATCGACCCGCGCGGGGTGCTGGCCGAGTTCGGCACGGTGCTGCCGCCCGAGACGCGCATCCGCGTCTGGGACTCGACCGCGGAGCTTCGCTACATGGTGCTGCCGATGCGGCCTTCCGGCACCGACCACCTCGACGAGGCGGCGCTCGCCGGCCTCGTCACCCGCGACGCGATGATCGGCACCGGGCTCCCTTCGAGCCCCGACCGGGGGGACCGCGCATGA
- the nthB gene encoding nitrile hydratase subunit beta, with translation MNGGQDLGGMQGFGPLGLEADEPRFHAPWERRVFAMAMAMGLTGTWNLDASRAARESLPPGEYLTSSYYRIWFRALESQVQQHGLVEAGELAAGAALTPPAPVARVLKAGEVAPLFARGFPSDRPVANPARFAPGDEVRAKVVNPTGHTRLPRYVRGRTGTVERVHGGFVFPDSNAAFAGEAPQWLYTVRFAAVELWGEDADPGLTVSVNAFESYLEPARVQAAGSSRA, from the coding sequence ATGAACGGCGGACAGGATCTCGGCGGCATGCAGGGCTTCGGCCCGCTGGGCCTGGAGGCGGACGAGCCGCGGTTCCACGCGCCATGGGAGCGCCGGGTCTTCGCGATGGCGATGGCGATGGGGCTCACCGGCACCTGGAACCTCGACGCCAGCCGCGCCGCCCGCGAATCGCTGCCGCCCGGCGAGTACCTGACCTCGAGCTACTACCGGATCTGGTTCCGGGCGCTGGAGAGCCAAGTGCAGCAGCACGGCCTCGTCGAGGCGGGAGAGCTCGCCGCCGGCGCCGCCCTGACGCCGCCCGCCCCGGTCGCCCGGGTGCTCAAGGCCGGGGAGGTGGCGCCGCTCTTCGCCCGCGGCTTCCCGAGCGACCGCCCGGTGGCGAATCCGGCCCGCTTCGCCCCCGGCGACGAGGTGCGGGCCAAGGTCGTCAACCCGACCGGCCACACCCGCCTGCCGCGCTACGTCCGCGGCCGCACCGGCACGGTCGAGCGGGTCCATGGCGGCTTCGTCTTCCCGGATTCCAACGCGGCCTTCGCGGGCGAGGCGCCGCAATGGCTCTACACCGTACGGTTCGCCGCCGTTGAATTGTGGGGCGAGGATGCCGATCCGGGCCTGACCGTCTCGGTCAACGCCTTCGAGAGCTACCTCGAGCCCGCCCGGGTCCAGGCCGCAGGGTCCTCCCGCGCATGA
- a CDS encoding nitrile hydratase accessory protein, giving the protein MSRPPDAPVFAAPWEAQTFALVVSLHDAGLFTWSEWARALGRSGHRTADYALWLETIEALIAERGLTSAAALAERRAAFARAAAATPHGEPILLENDPGPE; this is encoded by the coding sequence ATGAGCCGCCCGCCGGACGCCCCGGTCTTCGCGGCCCCCTGGGAGGCGCAGACCTTCGCGCTCGTGGTGTCGCTGCACGACGCCGGCCTGTTCACCTGGTCCGAATGGGCCCGGGCCCTCGGCCGCTCCGGCCACCGCACGGCGGATTACGCCCTCTGGCTCGAGACGATCGAGGCCCTGATCGCCGAGCGCGGCCTGACCAGCGCGGCGGCCCTGGCGGAGCGCCGGGCCGCCTTCGCCCGGGCGGCGGCGGCGACGCCGCATGGCGAGCCGATCCTGCTGGAGAACGATCCGGGGCCGGAGTGA
- a CDS encoding NAD(P)-dependent oxidoreductase → MDVGFLGLGRMGRPMALNLVKAGHRVRVWNRSPAAAEALRAHGAEPVATPADAFRGDAAVTMLADAAALRAVIVEGGLLDQAEKPGLHVGTSTISVALAEELAAVHGRAGVPYVSAPVFGRPDVAEMGKLNILAAGPDDAISRAQPLLDAMGARTWRFGEEPARANAVKLAGNMMIVAAVEAMGEAAALGEAHGVPAADLLDLLTSTIFAAPVYKNYGASIAAARYEPPGFGLALGAKDVRLALAAAEAARVPMPLASVLRDSLLDALAHGDGEKDLAALAIVSARRAGR, encoded by the coding sequence ATGGATGTCGGATTTCTCGGGCTAGGCCGAATGGGCCGGCCGATGGCGCTCAACCTGGTCAAGGCCGGCCACCGGGTCCGGGTGTGGAACCGCTCTCCCGCCGCCGCCGAGGCGCTGCGCGCCCACGGCGCCGAGCCGGTGGCGACGCCTGCGGACGCCTTCCGGGGCGATGCCGCCGTGACGATGCTGGCCGACGCCGCCGCGCTCCGCGCGGTCATCGTCGAGGGCGGCCTGCTCGACCAGGCCGAGAAGCCCGGGCTGCATGTCGGCACCAGCACCATCTCGGTCGCGCTCGCCGAGGAGCTGGCGGCGGTCCACGGCCGTGCGGGCGTTCCTTACGTCTCCGCCCCTGTCTTCGGGCGCCCGGACGTCGCCGAGATGGGAAAGCTCAACATCCTGGCCGCCGGACCCGACGATGCGATCTCCCGGGCCCAGCCGCTCCTCGACGCGATGGGGGCGAGGACCTGGCGCTTCGGCGAGGAGCCGGCCCGGGCCAACGCCGTCAAGCTCGCCGGCAACATGATGATCGTCGCGGCGGTCGAGGCGATGGGCGAGGCCGCGGCGCTCGGCGAGGCGCACGGCGTGCCGGCCGCCGATCTCCTCGACCTCCTGACGAGCACGATCTTCGCCGCGCCGGTCTACAAGAACTACGGCGCCTCGATCGCCGCCGCCCGCTACGAGCCGCCGGGCTTCGGGCTGGCGCTCGGCGCCAAGGACGTGCGCCTGGCGCTCGCCGCCGCGGAGGCCGCCCGGGTGCCGATGCCGCTCGCGAGCGTCCTGCGCGACAGCCTGCTCGACGCGCTCGCGCACGGCGACGGGGAGAAGGACCTGGCGGCGCTCGCGATCGTGTCGGCGCGGCGGGCGGGACGGTGA
- a CDS encoding Tellurite resistance protein TerB has protein sequence MGLFQDAFSRVGRVVMSYAGDTAFLHAACSAAATVILADQEIDEEEIETALADLSNNPILQKSYGVLKLEQELHEAIARAKSRAGRLENLRLVGAIADRALEQRQDVFLIAADVADQGGISELEHKALAEIAEVLGVEKAALLGL, from the coding sequence ATGGGGCTGTTTCAGGATGCCTTCTCCCGGGTCGGCCGGGTCGTCATGTCCTATGCGGGCGACACCGCCTTCCTCCACGCCGCCTGCTCGGCGGCCGCCACCGTGATCCTGGCCGACCAGGAGATCGACGAGGAGGAGATCGAGACGGCTCTGGCCGATCTCAGCAACAACCCGATCCTGCAGAAATCCTACGGCGTGCTGAAGCTCGAGCAGGAGCTGCACGAGGCGATCGCCCGGGCGAAGAGCCGGGCCGGGCGGCTCGAGAACCTGCGCCTCGTCGGCGCCATCGCGGACCGCGCGCTCGAGCAGCGCCAGGACGTCTTTCTGATCGCCGCCGACGTCGCCGACCAGGGCGGCATCAGCGAGCTGGAGCACAAGGCGCTGGCCGAGATCGCCGAGGTGCTCGGCGTCGAGAAGGCGGCGCTCCTCGGCCTGTGA
- a CDS encoding zinc-dependent alcohol dehydrogenase family protein, translating to MPLRVRAAVLHHAPVARPYAETRPLTIETIELDPPGPDEVLVKIAGAGLCHSDLSVINGDRIRPVPVALGHEASGVVEELGPGVTDLERGDHVVMSFVPTCGGCAPCREGRGALCEPGNAANGRGTLLSGEKRIRCDGVEVSHHSGVSAFGEYAVISRRSIVKIDPEIPLVEAALFGCAVMTGVGAVVNTCRVQMGQSVAVVGLGGVGLSALIGAVASGAGRIVAVDLSEDKLRVARELGATDAFLASDPDAVAAIRDATDGGVDYAFEMAGSVKAFDTAYRITRRGGTTATAGLANPNHSFTLPPVGLVGEERVVRGSYMGSCVPARDIPRYIAMYRQGRLPVNKLMTGTLTLDQINEGFDRLDRGEAIRQVIAM from the coding sequence GTGCCCCTACGCGTTCGCGCTGCCGTCCTGCACCACGCCCCCGTGGCGCGGCCCTATGCCGAGACCCGGCCGCTCACCATCGAGACGATCGAGCTCGACCCGCCGGGGCCGGACGAGGTGCTGGTGAAGATCGCGGGCGCCGGCCTGTGCCACTCGGACCTCTCGGTCATCAACGGCGACCGGATCCGGCCGGTGCCGGTGGCCCTCGGGCACGAGGCGTCGGGGGTCGTCGAGGAACTCGGGCCCGGCGTGACCGATCTCGAGCGCGGCGACCACGTGGTGATGTCGTTCGTGCCGACCTGCGGCGGCTGCGCGCCCTGCCGCGAGGGGCGCGGCGCCCTGTGCGAGCCCGGCAACGCCGCCAACGGCCGCGGCACGCTCCTGTCGGGAGAGAAGCGCATCCGCTGCGACGGCGTCGAGGTCAGCCACCACAGCGGCGTCTCGGCCTTCGGCGAGTACGCGGTGATCTCGCGCCGCTCGATCGTGAAGATCGATCCCGAGATTCCCCTCGTCGAGGCGGCCCTGTTCGGCTGCGCGGTGATGACCGGCGTCGGCGCGGTGGTGAATACCTGCCGGGTGCAGATGGGCCAGAGCGTCGCGGTGGTGGGCCTCGGCGGCGTCGGCCTCTCGGCGCTGATCGGGGCGGTGGCCAGCGGGGCGGGCCGCATCGTCGCGGTCGACCTGTCGGAGGACAAGCTCCGGGTCGCCCGCGAGCTCGGCGCCACCGACGCGTTCCTGGCCTCCGATCCCGATGCCGTCGCGGCGATCCGCGACGCCACCGACGGCGGCGTCGACTACGCCTTCGAGATGGCGGGCTCGGTCAAGGCCTTCGACACCGCCTACCGGATCACCCGCCGCGGCGGCACCACGGCGACCGCCGGCCTCGCCAACCCGAACCACAGCTTCACCCTCCCGCCGGTCGGCCTCGTCGGCGAGGAGCGGGTGGTGCGCGGCAGCTACATGGGCTCCTGCGTCCCGGCCCGGGACATCCCGCGCTACATCGCGATGTACCGCCAGGGCCGCCTGCCGGTGAACAAGCTGATGACCGGCACGCTGACCCTCGACCAGATCAACGAGGGCTTCGACCGGCTCGATCGCGGCGAGGCGATCCGGCAGGTGATCGCGATGTGA
- a CDS encoding DUF1127 domain-containing protein, which produces MAATLIPFPTHRIAALPRVSSVSRAHEPRLAGVAILRGWFRRWTARRTLARDLPWMTDETLADVGLSRREAEAEARRPFWRAGADDAA; this is translated from the coding sequence GTGGCCGCCACACTCATCCCGTTCCCGACGCACCGCATCGCGGCGCTCCCGCGGGTGTCGAGCGTGAGCCGCGCGCACGAACCGCGCCTCGCCGGCGTGGCGATCCTGCGGGGCTGGTTCCGGCGCTGGACCGCCCGCCGCACCCTGGCGCGCGACCTGCCCTGGATGACCGACGAGACCCTGGCCGATGTCGGCCTGAGCCGCCGCGAGGCGGAGGCGGAGGCGCGCCGCCCGTTCTGGCGGGCGGGCGCCGACGACGCGGCCTGA
- a CDS encoding LysR family transcriptional regulator → MRRLPPLSSLRAFEATARLGSVTRAADELGRTHGAVSRQVRALQEQAGTALFEKAGTGLRLTPAGEAFRDVVGGVLDDLERGYRRLRDAGGGANVHLACGATFAMRWLVPRLAGFYRERPTVQVRLSMTSAREIREDGADLVLTWDRLAHPIRDEARAIRLGDVAFGIVCAPDYPVRAEGVRLRAETRIAHEYTPHSWPAWEAATGRRVQAERDLAFPHNGLCIEAALSGLGIAVVEQMLVRDDLAAGRLVAPCGFHGFANGFAALPATDRPLSPAAAAFVAWLRRMLAEEA, encoded by the coding sequence ATGCGCCGGCTGCCGCCCCTCTCCTCCCTGCGCGCCTTCGAGGCCACGGCGCGCCTCGGCTCGGTCACGCGGGCCGCCGACGAACTCGGGCGCACCCACGGGGCGGTGTCGCGCCAGGTGCGGGCGCTGCAGGAGCAGGCCGGCACCGCGCTGTTCGAGAAGGCCGGCACGGGCCTGCGGCTCACGCCGGCCGGCGAGGCCTTCCGGGATGTCGTCGGGGGCGTGCTCGACGACCTCGAGCGGGGTTACCGGCGCCTGCGCGACGCCGGGGGCGGCGCCAACGTCCACCTCGCCTGCGGGGCGACCTTCGCGATGCGCTGGCTGGTGCCACGCCTGGCCGGCTTCTACCGCGAGCGGCCGACGGTGCAGGTGCGCCTGTCGATGACCTCGGCCCGGGAGATCCGCGAGGACGGCGCCGACCTGGTGCTGACCTGGGACCGGCTCGCCCACCCGATCCGCGACGAGGCGCGGGCGATCCGCCTCGGCGACGTGGCGTTCGGCATCGTCTGCGCGCCCGACTATCCGGTTCGGGCGGAGGGCGTGCGGCTGCGGGCCGAGACCCGGATCGCCCACGAATACACGCCCCATTCCTGGCCGGCCTGGGAGGCGGCGACGGGCCGGCGCGTCCAGGCGGAGCGCGACCTCGCCTTCCCGCATAACGGGCTGTGCATCGAGGCCGCCCTGTCGGGCCTCGGGATCGCCGTCGTCGAGCAGATGCTGGTGCGCGACGACCTCGCCGCCGGCCGCCTCGTCGCGCCCTGCGGCTTCCACGGCTTCGCGAACGGCTTCGCGGCCCTGCCGGCGACGGACCGCCCGCTCTCGCCCGCCGCCGCGGCCTTCGTCGCGTGGCTGCGGCGGATGCTGGCCGAGGAGGCGTGA
- a CDS encoding porin — translation MAMRFTLSSLTVALLSSGSAYAADLAAPAPAPVAVVESCKATLSLPAYAGIIKPNPNPSCFTLGGFGDIYVGGALTGYAYTQTNPFPFSAAPLPSDRAGRVDFTNIQGWIQKADGPFQFYVQGGAYAIPSLGFVNYSALQQTDLLFTPLPVAFGKYVFNDNWSIQGGRMPTLIGTEAPFTFQNLNISRGLLFNQENIINHGVQVNYSDGPWSASVAGTDGFFSGEISWLTGAITYKLDDNNSFGINGGTNLGRTNAFARSLRYQYATPGLQQNSGIVSVNYTYANGPWAITPYFQYTNVPRDFRLGIVEGASTYGGAVLASYTFTDNFALAGRVEYIAQTGDRLLGGTSLLYGAGSSALSFTVTPTFTFDRFFVRGEYSRVQLYDITRGDLAFGTLGTGFGRTGNRTSQDRYMIEGGITF, via the coding sequence GTGGCAATGCGCTTCACCCTCAGCAGCCTGACCGTCGCCCTGCTGTCGTCCGGCTCCGCCTACGCCGCCGACCTCGCAGCCCCGGCCCCTGCCCCGGTGGCGGTTGTCGAGAGCTGCAAGGCGACCCTGTCGCTGCCGGCCTATGCCGGCATCATCAAGCCGAACCCGAACCCGTCCTGCTTCACCCTCGGCGGCTTCGGCGACATCTATGTCGGCGGCGCGCTCACCGGCTACGCCTACACCCAGACCAACCCGTTCCCGTTCTCGGCCGCGCCGCTGCCGAGCGACCGGGCGGGCCGGGTCGACTTCACCAACATCCAGGGCTGGATCCAGAAGGCCGACGGGCCGTTCCAGTTCTACGTCCAGGGCGGCGCCTACGCGATCCCGTCGCTCGGCTTCGTCAACTACAGCGCCCTGCAGCAGACCGACCTGCTGTTCACGCCGCTGCCGGTCGCCTTCGGCAAGTACGTGTTCAACGACAACTGGTCGATCCAGGGCGGCCGGATGCCGACCCTGATCGGCACCGAGGCGCCGTTCACCTTCCAGAACCTGAACATCTCCCGCGGCCTGCTGTTCAACCAAGAGAACATCATCAACCACGGCGTCCAGGTGAACTACAGCGACGGGCCGTGGTCGGCCTCGGTCGCCGGCACCGACGGGTTCTTCTCCGGCGAGATCAGCTGGCTCACCGGCGCCATCACCTACAAGCTCGACGACAACAACTCGTTCGGCATCAACGGCGGCACCAACCTCGGCCGCACCAACGCCTTCGCCCGCAGCCTGCGCTACCAGTACGCCACGCCGGGCCTGCAGCAGAACAGCGGCATCGTGTCGGTGAACTACACCTACGCGAACGGCCCGTGGGCGATCACGCCGTACTTCCAGTACACCAACGTCCCGCGCGACTTCCGCCTCGGCATCGTCGAGGGCGCCTCGACCTATGGCGGCGCGGTGCTGGCGAGCTACACCTTCACCGACAACTTCGCGCTGGCCGGCCGCGTCGAGTACATCGCCCAGACCGGCGACCGGCTGCTCGGCGGCACCAGCCTGCTCTACGGCGCGGGCAGCTCGGCCCTGTCCTTCACCGTCACCCCGACCTTCACCTTCGATCGCTTCTTCGTGCGCGGCGAGTACTCGCGGGTGCAGCTCTACGACATCACCCGCGGCGACCTCGCCTTCGGGACGCTCGGCACCGGCTTCGGCCGCACCGGCAACCGTACCTCGCAGGACCGCTACATGATCGAGGGCGGCATCACGTTCTGA